In Terriglobus sp. TAA 43, a single window of DNA contains:
- a CDS encoding alpha/beta fold hydrolase: MNRLDRLQCFLFDRLLMIQSDDLIAYYGDEMRLVFRDELEHARQRGAEETFRVWSEVLREIFVLCAPRALARAQLLLSATLIASVITMGTVFGFCTIGEPSIVHACIQQPSISQGSSTLQKPGRLVQLSNGQHMFLECSGNENAVPTVILVTGRGLGAANAWGKVQEKVSPQIRVCSYDAIGVGQSDHPENDAHPERRPIDAVISDDHALFAVAQLKKPYVLVGASDGGILVRRYQQAYPHEIAGLVFVDSAHEEQEWRIAAISNELDPNWNNPAFLQQNGYLPNHETLTWHADIPLSVLERTQKAPASAFPTLNPQQLTALNDEWHNHQVDLAKRSEHGRLIAVPDSGHFMHQQNPDAVADAIEKVVDDVRAQRR; encoded by the coding sequence ATGAATCGCCTCGACCGGCTTCAATGCTTCCTCTTTGATCGCCTGCTCATGATTCAAAGCGACGATTTGATCGCTTACTACGGCGATGAAATGCGTTTGGTGTTTCGGGACGAACTTGAGCATGCACGGCAGCGAGGCGCCGAAGAGACGTTCCGAGTCTGGAGCGAAGTGCTCCGTGAGATATTCGTGCTCTGCGCTCCGCGAGCCTTGGCACGCGCACAACTCCTGCTCTCAGCAACACTCATTGCAAGTGTCATTACGATGGGCACTGTTTTTGGCTTCTGCACGATCGGGGAACCATCAATCGTGCATGCCTGCATCCAGCAGCCGTCCATCTCTCAGGGTTCCTCAACGCTTCAGAAGCCCGGCCGGTTGGTACAGCTTTCCAACGGTCAGCACATGTTTCTAGAATGCTCTGGAAATGAGAACGCGGTCCCTACCGTCATCCTCGTTACCGGGAGAGGTCTTGGCGCGGCGAATGCGTGGGGAAAGGTGCAGGAAAAAGTCAGCCCCCAAATCCGTGTGTGCAGTTACGACGCCATTGGAGTGGGACAGAGCGACCACCCGGAGAACGATGCGCATCCCGAACGTCGGCCTATCGACGCCGTCATTTCCGACGATCATGCTCTCTTCGCTGTGGCACAGCTGAAGAAGCCATACGTTCTCGTAGGAGCCTCAGACGGCGGCATCCTTGTGCGACGCTACCAGCAGGCGTATCCCCACGAAATTGCCGGGCTTGTCTTCGTCGATTCCGCACACGAGGAACAGGAGTGGCGGATTGCCGCCATCTCAAATGAGCTGGATCCCAATTGGAACAACCCTGCCTTTCTTCAGCAGAATGGATATCTTCCTAACCACGAAACGCTTACGTGGCACGCAGACATCCCTCTCAGCGTTCTGGAACGCACACAGAAGGCGCCTGCTTCAGCTTTCCCCACATTAAATCCGCAACAACTGACAGCGTTGAACGATGAATGGCACAACCATCAGGTGGACCTCGCGAAGCGTTCAGAACACGGGCGACTCATTGCAGTGCCTGATTCCGGCCATTTCATGCACCAACAGAACCCAGATGCTGTTGCCGATGCAATAGAGAAGGTCGTGGATGACGTGCGAGCACAGCGTAGATGA
- a CDS encoding PadR family transcriptional regulator, which yields METRSFDESLLEKLPLPTASFFVLFALADEEKHGYRIMQDIRELSEGTFSIGPATLYTTIKKLTEQSLITEVLHSGDERRRTYALTSTGKRLLGAEFRRQQALLDLARHRKLLKIGEQK from the coding sequence ATGGAAACGCGCTCATTCGACGAATCTCTGCTTGAGAAACTTCCGTTGCCAACCGCATCCTTCTTTGTACTCTTCGCTCTGGCGGACGAAGAAAAGCATGGCTATCGCATCATGCAGGACATTCGCGAACTTTCTGAAGGAACATTTTCAATTGGCCCTGCGACGTTGTACACCACCATCAAAAAGCTAACGGAACAAAGCCTTATCACCGAGGTTCTCCACTCCGGCGACGAGAGGCGCAGAACCTATGCTCTGACCTCGACAGGAAAGCGCCTGCTCGGTGCCGAGTTTCGGCGTCAACAGGCTCTGCTCGACCTCGCACGGCACAGAAAACTTCTCAAAATTGGAGAGCAGAAATGA
- a CDS encoding alpha/beta fold hydrolase: MKLTGRFCGPSLLICMALVCRAQKAELPRVDDTSCLYTPGDGYDTRCGYLVVAENRGHPEGRVIKLPFIYVKSKNKARAPDPVLYTGGGPGVSSLHPVTSISRRSLLVDRDYIAFEQRGTHFALPNLECDGEGTEVQRAYLEHRSPDAARLAAVRACRKKLVERGIDLSAYSTDESAADIEDLRKVLKIDLINLMGISYSGGIMMAVLRKYPEHIRSLILDSPLPEFVNIDEQELANFDEALTMVLDGVDRKLTPQFRAYFSSIEGKSFSIHYRLKDGRNVDLSYGRSELLSILHSKLEDYDGIKQIPQIVLDMVSERAELYVKEYFDGVFANNGGVSGMRISVYCSDKMAYEDPDLIAQQEKMMPWLAGFHVNDVFGAVCQEWHVKPIHSATKKPYYSTVPVLLGAGGLDDACRPLYNDMIHHYFPNSQRLLFTKRMHGPLLNSLEGDLYIHEFLNAPDDHLASKPDIDVY; encoded by the coding sequence ATACTTCCTGCCTCTACACGCCAGGCGACGGATACGACACCCGTTGTGGTTACCTTGTTGTGGCCGAGAACCGTGGACATCCTGAAGGTCGTGTCATCAAACTTCCATTCATCTACGTAAAGAGCAAGAACAAGGCCCGGGCCCCTGATCCGGTGCTTTATACGGGCGGTGGTCCCGGGGTCAGTTCTCTGCATCCCGTGACTTCGATCTCTCGCCGATCATTACTGGTCGACCGGGACTATATTGCGTTCGAACAACGAGGGACGCACTTCGCACTGCCGAATCTAGAGTGTGACGGCGAAGGCACTGAGGTCCAGAGGGCGTATCTCGAACATCGGTCTCCGGATGCTGCACGGCTGGCAGCGGTGAGGGCGTGTCGTAAGAAGCTAGTTGAGCGGGGCATCGACCTATCTGCATACAGCACGGACGAAAGCGCAGCTGACATCGAAGATCTACGCAAGGTGCTCAAGATCGACTTAATCAATTTGATGGGGATTTCATACAGTGGTGGCATAATGATGGCCGTCCTGCGGAAGTATCCCGAGCACATTCGGTCACTCATCCTCGATTCGCCACTCCCGGAGTTCGTGAACATTGACGAGCAGGAACTAGCGAACTTCGATGAAGCTTTGACGATGGTATTGGATGGTGTGGACAGGAAGCTCACGCCCCAGTTTCGCGCCTACTTCAGTTCTATAGAGGGGAAAAGCTTTTCAATCCACTACCGGCTCAAGGATGGCCGTAATGTTGATTTGAGCTATGGTCGCAGTGAACTTTTGAGCATCCTGCATAGCAAGCTGGAGGACTACGACGGGATCAAGCAGATACCGCAGATTGTTCTCGACATGGTCAGTGAACGCGCAGAGCTATACGTGAAGGAATACTTCGACGGCGTGTTCGCAAATAACGGTGGCGTTTCGGGAATGCGCATCTCGGTCTATTGCTCGGACAAAATGGCATACGAAGATCCTGACCTGATTGCACAGCAGGAAAAGATGATGCCGTGGCTGGCGGGCTTTCATGTAAATGATGTATTCGGAGCCGTATGCCAGGAGTGGCACGTAAAACCGATCCATTCAGCAACCAAGAAGCCGTACTATAGCACCGTCCCGGTACTGCTTGGAGCAGGTGGACTGGATGACGCCTGCAGACCTCTCTACAACGATATGATCCACCACTATTTTCCCAACAGCCAGCGGTTATTGTTTACGAAGCGTATGCATGGGCCTCTGTTGAACTCCCTAGAAGGAGATCTATATATCCATGAGTTCCTCAATGCTCCAGACGACCACCTCGCGTCCAAACCCGACATCGACGTGTATTAA